In a single window of the Micromonospora inositola genome:
- a CDS encoding efflux RND transporter periplasmic adaptor subunit, protein MGRVAPTHPPRPPIATRPRLLTALLAVVALTGTTAASCGDEKPPVALAQVGRSAVAEVIDAPATVTARAAATLTAPADGTLASLRVQPGQRVRRGQVLAVISSPSAQDRLRQAREALRAAKRAGRGVGVGDLGGSRRGTDRAAAKAFDAARVAAGKIGDPQLRSALLLQVESAQRQYESSARAADRAVNAVQRGVAGLNSAVGALSSAQRLQAQQAYDLAKATVDALTLRAPVDGVVQPGGTRPASGSADLAGLLGAGGATGLDPSAFAPAQGGPPPGVDDAVPTGGRVTAGTPVLTVVDTGALGLLAEVDETDVLLVRSGVPASVELDAVTGATYDARVRSVDVLPTTSARGGVTYRVRLALGAGRLGEGEAAPTPRPGMSAVAHLRVREAADAVAVPASAIFSADGRDAVWVLRDGKADRVPVTVGVQGQDLVQIVSGVRAGDRVVVRGADQVRDGQELR, encoded by the coding sequence ATGGGCCGGGTGGCCCCCACCCACCCGCCGCGGCCCCCGATCGCCACGCGGCCCCGCCTGCTCACCGCCCTCCTCGCCGTCGTCGCCCTGACCGGCACCACCGCCGCCTCGTGCGGCGACGAGAAGCCCCCGGTCGCGCTGGCCCAGGTCGGTCGGTCCGCCGTCGCCGAGGTGATCGACGCGCCGGCCACGGTGACCGCCCGGGCCGCCGCGACCCTCACCGCCCCCGCCGACGGCACCCTCGCCAGCCTGCGCGTCCAGCCCGGACAGCGGGTGCGTCGTGGGCAGGTGCTCGCCGTCATCAGCTCACCGTCCGCCCAGGACCGGCTCCGGCAGGCCCGCGAGGCGCTGCGCGCCGCGAAGCGGGCCGGCCGGGGCGTCGGCGTCGGCGACCTGGGCGGCAGCCGGCGCGGCACCGACCGGGCCGCCGCCAAGGCGTTCGACGCCGCGCGGGTCGCCGCCGGGAAGATCGGTGACCCGCAGCTGCGGTCCGCGCTGCTGCTTCAGGTGGAGTCCGCCCAGCGGCAGTACGAGTCGTCCGCCCGCGCCGCCGACCGGGCGGTCAACGCGGTGCAGCGCGGCGTGGCCGGGCTGAACTCCGCGGTCGGTGCGCTGTCCAGCGCCCAACGCCTCCAGGCCCAGCAGGCGTACGACCTGGCGAAGGCGACCGTCGACGCGCTCACCCTCCGCGCGCCGGTCGACGGGGTGGTGCAGCCGGGCGGCACGCGGCCCGCGAGCGGGTCGGCCGACCTGGCCGGACTCCTCGGGGCGGGTGGCGCGACGGGGCTCGACCCGTCGGCGTTCGCGCCCGCCCAGGGCGGCCCGCCGCCCGGGGTGGACGACGCCGTGCCGACCGGTGGCCGGGTCACCGCCGGAACCCCGGTGCTCACCGTGGTCGACACCGGCGCGCTGGGCCTGCTCGCCGAGGTCGACGAGACCGATGTGCTGCTGGTCCGCTCCGGCGTGCCCGCCTCCGTCGAGCTGGACGCGGTCACCGGCGCGACGTACGACGCCCGGGTCCGTTCGGTCGACGTGCTGCCCACCACCTCCGCCCGGGGCGGCGTCACCTACCGGGTGCGGCTCGCCCTGGGCGCTGGCCGCCTCGGTGAGGGCGAGGCCGCGCCGACGCCCCGCCCCGGCATGAGCGCCGTGGCCCACCTCCGGGTACGCGAGGCGGCCGACGCCGTCGCCGTACCCGCCTCGGCGATCTTCTCCGCGGACGGACGGGACGCGGTCTGGGTGCTGCGGGACGGGAAGGCGGACCGGGTGCCGGTCACCGTGGGCGTGCAGGGGCAGGACCTGGTGCAGATCGTCAGCGGGGTGCGGGCCGGTGACCGGGTGGTGGTCCGCGGTGCGGACCAGGTCCGCGACGGCCAGGAACTCCGGTGA